In the genome of Tropicibacter oceani, one region contains:
- a CDS encoding DUF294 nucleotidyltransferase-like domain-containing protein, whose amino-acid sequence MSLDPAAITRFLSSVHPYDALGEDAIAALLPAFRTQTMAAGQTVYALGQTLEGLYLIHSGEVAVSDQNGVQISILGPRNSFGERGLSRDGIAVTSARTTRDTVLLVLPKSDFLRLVETEAAAAKFFDRSRAAKPKRPDLATSPVETLMARNPLTCPPEATVQQAAQAMQDRHVSSICITEGQALKGIATIRDLSGKVVGGALPYDTPISRVMTADPLSLEASSIGSDVLHMMMERRIGHIPVTSGGKLVGIVTQTDLTRFQAMTSAELVSEIAHADDAHQMAKVTARIPQLLVQLVGGGNRHEVVTRLITDIADTATRRLLALAEAKFGPPPVPYLWLACGSQGRQEQTGVSDQDNCLMIDDAVTEADMPYFADLAKFVCDGLNACGYVYCPGDMMATNPRWCQPVGVWRTYFKGWVAKPSPEAQMLASVMFDLRPIGGTTALFQDLQEETLKLAARNSIFVAHMISNSLKHTPPLGLLRGFATIKSGDHKNTLDMKANGVVPVVDLGRVYALQAQLTAVNTRARLVAAQAAGVLSKSGGQDLLDAYDLIAETRLDHQAAQIKAGNAPNNYLAPSSLSDFERSHLRDAFVVVKSLQSAVGHGKGMLG is encoded by the coding sequence ATGTCCCTCGATCCCGCCGCCATCACCCGGTTCCTGTCCTCGGTCCATCCCTATGACGCCTTGGGAGAGGACGCGATCGCCGCGCTGCTGCCGGCCTTTCGCACGCAAACCATGGCCGCCGGACAGACCGTCTATGCACTGGGCCAGACCCTTGAGGGGCTGTACCTGATCCACTCGGGCGAGGTCGCGGTCAGTGACCAGAACGGGGTTCAGATTTCCATTCTGGGGCCGCGCAATTCCTTTGGCGAACGCGGGCTGTCGCGTGACGGGATCGCCGTTACCTCGGCGCGCACCACGCGCGATACCGTGCTGCTGGTGCTGCCCAAATCCGATTTCCTGCGGCTGGTCGAAACCGAAGCCGCCGCCGCCAAGTTCTTTGACCGCTCGCGCGCGGCCAAGCCCAAGCGCCCCGATCTGGCCACCAGCCCGGTGGAAACCCTGATGGCGCGCAATCCGCTGACCTGCCCGCCCGAGGCCACCGTGCAGCAGGCCGCGCAGGCCATGCAGGACAGGCACGTGTCCTCGATCTGCATCACCGAAGGCCAGGCGCTGAAAGGCATCGCCACGATCCGCGACCTGTCCGGCAAGGTGGTCGGCGGCGCCCTGCCCTATGACACCCCGATTTCCCGCGTGATGACCGCCGATCCGCTGTCGCTCGAAGCTTCGTCGATCGGGTCGGACGTGCTGCACATGATGATGGAACGGCGCATCGGCCATATTCCCGTCACCAGCGGCGGAAAGCTGGTCGGCATCGTCACCCAGACCGACCTGACCCGCTTTCAGGCGATGACCTCGGCCGAGCTGGTTTCCGAAATCGCCCATGCCGATGACGCCCATCAGATGGCCAAGGTCACGGCCCGCATTCCGCAACTGCTGGTGCAGCTGGTCGGCGGCGGCAACCGTCACGAGGTGGTCACCCGCCTGATCACCGACATCGCCGACACCGCCACCCGCCGCCTGCTGGCCCTGGCCGAGGCCAAATTCGGCCCGCCGCCGGTGCCCTATCTCTGGCTGGCCTGCGGCAGCCAGGGACGCCAGGAACAGACCGGCGTGTCGGACCAGGACAACTGCCTGATGATCGACGACGCCGTAACCGAGGCCGACATGCCCTATTTCGCCGACCTCGCGAAATTCGTCTGCGACGGGCTGAACGCCTGCGGCTATGTCTATTGCCCCGGTGACATGATGGCGACCAACCCGCGCTGGTGCCAGCCGGTCGGCGTCTGGCGCACCTATTTCAAGGGCTGGGTGGCAAAACCGTCGCCCGAGGCGCAGATGCTGGCCAGCGTGATGTTCGATTTGCGCCCCATCGGCGGCACCACCGCCCTGTTCCAGGACCTTCAGGAAGAAACGCTGAAACTGGCGGCCAGGAATTCGATCTTCGTGGCGCACATGATTTCCAACTCGCTCAAGCATACGCCGCCGCTGGGGCTGCTGCGCGGCTTTGCCACGATCAAGTCGGGCGATCACAAGAACACCCTGGACATGAAGGCCAATGGCGTCGTGCCGGTGGTCGATCTGGGCCGGGTCTATGCGCTGCAGGCGCAGCTGACGGCCGTCAACACACGCGCCCGGCTGGTCGCGGCGCAGGCGGCCGGTGTGCTCAGCAAATCGGGCGGCCAGGATCTTCTGGACGCCTATGACCTGATTGCCGAAACCCGGCTGGACCATCAGGCCGCGCAGATCAAGGCCGGCAATGCGCCGAACAACTATCTTGCGCCGTCCAGCCTGTCGGATTTTGAGCGAAGTCATTTGCGTGACGCCTTTGTCGTGGTCAAATCGCTGCAATCGGCGGTGGGTCACGGCAAGGGGATGCTGGGCTAA
- a CDS encoding sodium:solute symporter family protein yields the protein MDQFTINLLFVGASFALYIGIAIWARAGSTSEFYAAGRGVHPVTNGMATAADWMSAASFISMAGLIAFVGYDNSTYLMGWTGGYVLLALLLAPYLRKFGKFTVSEFIGDRFYSPTARLVAVICLIIASVTYVIGQMTGVGVAFGRFLEVSNTTGLLIGAVVVFAYAVFGGMKGVTYTQVAQYVVLIMAYTIPAVFISLQLTGNPIPALGLFGDHAASGEPLLAKLDQIVRELGFGEYTAHNDDTFNMVLFTLSLMIGTAGLPHVIMRFFTVPKVSDARWSAGWALVFIALLYLTAPAVGAMARLNITEQFWPNGASGEPVSVETIESNPEYDWMATWQKTGMLGWEDKNGDGKIAYFNDGNADTKAAMEAAGWGSENELTNFNRDILVLANPEIANLPSWVIGLVAAGGLAAALSTAAGLLLAISSAVSHDLLKGQFTPDMSEKSELLSARIAMAVAIAVATYLGLNPPGFAAQTVALAFGLAAASIFPVLMMGIFTKVNSKGAVAGMITGLVVTLVYIFLHKGWMFIPDTNSFTDADPLLGTIKSTSFGAVGAAINFAVAFTVSKMTTPIPREIEELVESVRVPRGAGAAVDGH from the coding sequence ATGGATCAGTTTACCATCAACCTGCTGTTTGTGGGCGCCTCCTTTGCGCTTTACATCGGCATCGCGATCTGGGCCCGCGCGGGTTCCACATCGGAATTCTACGCCGCGGGCCGCGGCGTGCACCCGGTCACCAACGGTATGGCGACAGCGGCTGACTGGATGTCGGCAGCCTCGTTCATCTCGATGGCGGGCCTGATTGCCTTTGTCGGCTATGACAACTCGACCTACCTGATGGGCTGGACCGGTGGCTATGTGCTGCTGGCGCTGCTGCTTGCGCCCTACCTGCGCAAGTTCGGCAAGTTCACCGTGTCGGAATTCATCGGTGACCGTTTCTACAGCCCGACCGCGCGCCTTGTGGCCGTGATCTGCCTGATCATCGCCTCGGTCACCTACGTGATCGGCCAGATGACCGGTGTGGGCGTGGCCTTTGGCCGCTTCCTCGAGGTGTCGAACACCACCGGCCTTCTGATCGGTGCCGTGGTCGTGTTTGCCTATGCGGTTTTCGGCGGCATGAAGGGCGTGACCTATACCCAGGTTGCCCAGTATGTCGTTCTGATCATGGCCTATACCATCCCGGCCGTGTTCATTTCGCTGCAGCTGACCGGCAACCCGATCCCGGCGCTTGGCCTGTTCGGCGACCACGCCGCATCCGGCGAGCCGCTGCTGGCAAAGCTGGACCAGATCGTTCGCGAACTGGGCTTTGGCGAATACACCGCGCACAATGACGACACCTTCAATATGGTGCTGTTCACCCTGTCGCTGATGATCGGCACCGCCGGTCTGCCGCACGTTATCATGCGGTTCTTCACCGTCCCCAAGGTGTCCGACGCCCGCTGGTCGGCTGGCTGGGCGCTGGTCTTCATCGCGCTGCTGTACCTGACGGCCCCGGCCGTTGGCGCAATGGCCCGCCTGAACATCACCGAACAGTTCTGGCCGAACGGCGCCTCCGGCGAGCCGGTCTCTGTCGAAACCATCGAATCCAATCCCGAGTATGACTGGATGGCAACCTGGCAGAAAACCGGGATGCTGGGCTGGGAAGACAAGAACGGCGACGGCAAGATTGCCTACTTCAACGACGGCAATGCCGACACCAAGGCAGCCATGGAAGCGGCTGGCTGGGGTTCGGAAAACGAGCTGACCAACTTCAACCGTGACATCCTGGTTCTGGCGAACCCGGAAATCGCGAACCTGCCTTCCTGGGTGATCGGCCTTGTGGCTGCTGGCGGTCTTGCCGCTGCGCTGTCCACCGCTGCCGGTCTGCTGCTGGCGATCTCTTCGGCTGTGTCGCATGACCTGCTGAAAGGCCAGTTCACCCCGGACATGAGCGAAAAGAGCGAACTGCTGTCCGCACGGATCGCCATGGCGGTTGCCATCGCTGTTGCCACCTACCTGGGTCTCAACCCTCCGGGCTTTGCGGCGCAGACCGTGGCGCTGGCCTTTGGCCTTGCGGCGGCGTCGATCTTCCCGGTTCTGATGATGGGCATCTTTACCAAGGTGAACAGCAAGGGCGCCGTGGCAGGCATGATCACCGGTCTGGTGGTCACGCTGGTCTACATCTTCCTGCACAAGGGCTGGATGTTCATTCCGGACACCAACTCGTTCACCGATGCCGATCCGCTGCTTGGCACGATCAAGTCGACTTCCTTCGGTGCCGTGGGTGCGGCCATCAACTTCGCGGTGGCCTTCACCGTGTCCAAGATGACCACCCCGATCCCGCGTGAGATCGAAGAGCTGGTGGAATCGGTTCGCGTTCCGCGCGGCGCCGGTGCCGCCGTGGACGGTCACTGA
- a CDS encoding DUF4212 domain-containing protein, with the protein MADQTTSNAAQAESDQKYWSANVRIIIISLIIWALVSFGFGVLLRPMISGIAVGGTDLGFWFAQQGSIIVFLALIFFYAWRMNKLDKEFGVEEE; encoded by the coding sequence ATGGCGGATCAAACAACTTCGAATGCCGCACAGGCAGAGTCAGACCAGAAATACTGGTCGGCCAACGTGCGCATCATCATCATCAGTCTCATCATCTGGGCGCTGGTGTCTTTCGGCTTTGGCGTCCTGCTGCGCCCCATGATTTCGGGGATCGCCGTCGGCGGCACCGACCTGGGTTTCTGGTTCGCCCAGCAAGGCTCGATCATCGTCTTCCTGGCGCTGATCTTCTTCTACGCCTGGCGCATGAACAAGCTGGATAAAGAATTCGGCGTCGAGGAGGAATAA
- a CDS encoding adenylate kinase, with product MDGSKTTAAAAVLILLGPPGAGKGTQARMLEDKFGLVQLSTGDLLRAAVAAGTEAGKAAKAVMEAGDLVSDEIVINILRDRLAEPDCAKGVILDGFPRTTVQAQALDTLLAESGARINAAISLDVEDAAMVTRIAGRYTCAKCGEGYHDTFKQPKAEGTCDNCGGTEFKRRADDNAETVASRLEAYHAQTAPLIDYYARQNALSRVDAMGAIETIAAELAAIVKTATA from the coding sequence ATGGACGGAAGCAAAACCACCGCCGCCGCCGCCGTGCTTATCCTTCTCGGCCCTCCGGGGGCCGGGAAAGGCACGCAGGCCCGCATGCTCGAAGACAAGTTCGGGCTGGTGCAACTGTCCACCGGCGATCTGCTGCGCGCAGCCGTCGCCGCCGGAACCGAGGCCGGCAAGGCCGCCAAGGCCGTGATGGAAGCGGGTGACCTGGTCAGCGACGAGATCGTCATCAACATCCTGCGCGACCGGCTGGCCGAACCCGATTGCGCCAAGGGCGTCATCCTTGACGGGTTCCCGCGCACCACGGTGCAGGCCCAGGCGCTGGATACCCTGCTGGCCGAAAGCGGCGCGCGGATCAACGCCGCGATCAGCCTGGACGTCGAAGATGCCGCCATGGTGACCCGCATCGCGGGCCGCTATACCTGCGCCAAATGCGGCGAGGGCTATCACGACACGTTCAAGCAGCCCAAGGCCGAAGGCACCTGCGACAACTGCGGCGGCACCGAGTTCAAACGCCGCGCCGATGACAATGCGGAAACCGTGGCCAGCCGTCTTGAGGCCTATCACGCCCAGACCGCGCCCCTGATCGACTATTACGCCCGTCAGAACGCGCTGAGCCGCGTCGATGCCATGGGCGCAATCGAAACAATCGCCGCCGAACTGGCCGCGATCGTGAAAACGGCCACCGCGTAA
- the acs gene encoding acetate--CoA ligase, giving the protein MTDQTPSATTYPPSASISASANVDAAQYDAMYAQSVADSEGFWAEQAQRLDWMHKPTQIKNVDFTLGNVTIEWFKDGKLNVAANCIDRHLETRGDQTAIIWEPDSPDTPAKHISYKELHKNTCRMANVLESLGVRKGDRVIIYLPMIPEAAYAMLACARIGAIHSIVFAGFSPDALAARVNGCDAKVVITADEAPRGGRNTPLKTNADKALLHCKDSVKCLVVKRTGGQTTWTQGRDFDYNEMALEADDYCRPVEMDAEDPLFILYTSGSTGQPKGVVHTTGGYLLYASLTHEVVFDYKEGDIYWCTADVGWVTGHSYIVYGPLANGATTVMFEGVPTYPDASRFWQVCEKHKVNQFYTAPTAIRALMGQGSDFVTKCDLSSLRILGTVGEPINPEAWNWYNDVVGGGRCPIVDTWWQTETGGHLLTPLPGAHATKPGAAMKPFFGVQPVVLDPQSGEEIHASPTEGVLCIKDSWPGQMRTVWGDHERFEKTYFSDYKGYYFSGDGCRRDADGDYWITGRVDDVINVSGHRMGTAEVESALVAHEKVAEAAVVGYPHEIKGQGIYCYVTLMNGVEPSDDLRKELRTWVRTEIGPIASPDLIQWAPGLPKTRSGKIMRRILRKIAENDYGALGDTSTLADPSVVDDLIENRMNKA; this is encoded by the coding sequence ATGACCGATCAAACACCCAGCGCCACCACCTACCCCCCCAGCGCGTCGATTTCCGCGTCTGCGAATGTCGATGCGGCGCAGTATGACGCGATGTATGCGCAGTCGGTTGCGGACTCCGAAGGGTTCTGGGCCGAACAGGCGCAGCGGCTGGACTGGATGCACAAGCCGACCCAGATCAAGAACGTCGATTTCACCCTGGGCAATGTCACCATCGAATGGTTCAAGGACGGCAAACTGAACGTCGCCGCCAACTGTATCGACCGCCACCTGGAAACCCGCGGCGACCAGACCGCGATCATCTGGGAACCCGACAGCCCCGACACCCCCGCCAAACACATCAGCTACAAAGAGCTGCACAAGAACACCTGCCGCATGGCCAACGTGCTGGAAAGCCTGGGCGTTCGCAAAGGCGACCGGGTCATCATCTACCTGCCGATGATCCCCGAGGCCGCCTATGCCATGCTGGCCTGCGCGCGCATCGGCGCCATCCATTCCATCGTCTTCGCCGGCTTTTCGCCCGACGCCCTGGCCGCCCGGGTCAACGGCTGCGACGCCAAGGTGGTGATCACCGCCGACGAAGCCCCGCGCGGCGGCCGCAACACCCCGCTCAAGACCAATGCCGACAAGGCCCTGCTGCACTGCAAGGACAGCGTCAAATGCCTGGTGGTCAAGCGCACCGGCGGCCAGACCACATGGACCCAGGGGCGCGATTTCGACTACAACGAAATGGCGCTGGAGGCCGACGACTATTGCCGCCCCGTCGAAATGGACGCCGAGGACCCGCTGTTCATCCTGTACACCTCGGGCAGCACCGGCCAGCCCAAGGGCGTGGTACACACAACTGGTGGATATTTGCTTTACGCCAGCCTGACCCACGAGGTCGTCTTTGATTACAAAGAGGGCGACATCTATTGGTGCACCGCCGACGTGGGCTGGGTCACCGGGCATTCCTATATTGTTTACGGGCCCTTGGCCAATGGCGCCACGACCGTGATGTTCGAAGGCGTGCCGACCTATCCCGACGCCAGCCGGTTCTGGCAGGTCTGCGAAAAGCACAAGGTGAACCAGTTCTACACCGCCCCCACCGCGATTCGCGCGCTGATGGGCCAGGGCAGCGATTTCGTTACCAAGTGCGACCTGAGCAGCCTGCGCATCCTTGGCACCGTCGGCGAGCCGATCAACCCCGAGGCCTGGAACTGGTACAACGACGTGGTCGGCGGCGGCCGCTGCCCGATCGTCGACACCTGGTGGCAGACCGAAACCGGCGGCCACCTGCTGACCCCGCTGCCGGGCGCCCATGCGACCAAGCCGGGCGCGGCGATGAAGCCGTTCTTTGGCGTTCAGCCGGTGGTTCTGGACCCGCAATCGGGCGAGGAAATCCACGCCAGCCCGACCGAGGGCGTGCTGTGCATCAAGGACAGCTGGCCGGGCCAGATGCGCACGGTCTGGGGTGATCACGAGCGGTTCGAAAAGACCTACTTCTCTGATTACAAAGGCTATTACTTCTCGGGCGATGGTTGCCGCCGCGATGCGGACGGCGATTACTGGATCACGGGCCGCGTCGATGACGTGATCAACGTGTCGGGCCACCGCATGGGCACCGCCGAGGTCGAATCGGCCCTGGTGGCGCATGAAAAGGTCGCCGAAGCGGCGGTCGTCGGCTACCCGCACGAGATCAAGGGCCAGGGCATTTACTGCTATGTCACCTTGATGAACGGGGTCGAGCCTTCGGACGATCTGCGCAAGGAGCTGCGGACCTGGGTGCGCACGGAAATCGGCCCGATCGCCTCGCCGGACCTGATCCAGTGGGCCCCCGGCCTGCCGAAAACCCGCTCGGGCAAGATCATGCGCCGCATCCTGCGCAAGATCGCCGAAAACGACTACGGCGCCCTGGGCGACACCAGCACCCTGGCTGACCCCAGCGTCGTAGACGACCTCATCGAAAACCGCATGAACAAGGCGTAA
- the dctP gene encoding TRAP transporter substrate-binding protein DctP, whose amino-acid sequence MNITGKLLCTAVAFTFATEAAATEWNVSVWGKRRAFTEHIHKIADLVSEKTGGEFTMNISYGGLSKNTENLDGISIGAFEMAQFCAGYHADKNRAITVLELPFLGVANLDEEVAVSHAVYAHPAVAEEMAQWNARMLMTSPMPQYNLVGTGEPRDELAEFDGMRVRATGGLGKAFTAVGGVPTSVTSSEAYQAMESGVVDTVAFAQHAHLSFGTINQAAWWTANLNPGTVNCPVVVNIDAYDALSDAEREALDSSVDEAIAYYLENYGALLKQWDDVLEEKGVTKVMISDEELAKFKDVGGKPIHDAWIAEMSAQGLPAQELYDLVFSTLEAKRASN is encoded by the coding sequence TTGAACATCACCGGAAAACTGCTGTGCACCGCCGTGGCATTCACCTTTGCCACCGAAGCCGCCGCAACCGAATGGAACGTGTCCGTCTGGGGCAAGCGCCGCGCCTTTACCGAGCACATCCACAAGATCGCCGACCTGGTGTCGGAAAAGACCGGCGGCGAATTCACCATGAACATCAGCTATGGTGGCCTGTCCAAGAACACCGAGAACCTTGACGGCATCAGCATCGGCGCCTTCGAGATGGCGCAGTTCTGCGCCGGCTACCACGCCGACAAGAACCGCGCGATCACCGTGCTGGAACTGCCCTTCCTGGGCGTTGCCAACCTGGACGAAGAGGTGGCGGTCAGCCACGCGGTCTATGCCCATCCCGCCGTGGCCGAGGAAATGGCCCAGTGGAACGCGCGCATGTTGATGACCTCACCGATGCCGCAATACAACCTTGTCGGCACCGGAGAGCCGCGCGACGAGCTGGCCGAGTTCGACGGCATGCGGGTGCGTGCGACGGGCGGTCTGGGCAAGGCCTTTACCGCTGTGGGCGGGGTTCCGACCTCGGTCACCTCGTCCGAGGCCTATCAGGCGATGGAAAGCGGCGTTGTCGACACCGTGGCCTTTGCCCAGCATGCGCATCTGTCCTTTGGCACGATCAACCAGGCCGCCTGGTGGACCGCGAACCTGAACCCCGGCACCGTGAACTGCCCGGTTGTGGTGAACATCGACGCCTATGACGCGCTCAGCGATGCCGAGCGCGAGGCGCTGGACAGCTCGGTCGACGAGGCAATCGCCTATTACCTCGAGAACTACGGCGCGCTGCTCAAGCAGTGGGACGACGTTCTGGAAGAAAAGGGCGTGACCAAGGTCATGATCTCGGACGAGGAACTGGCCAAGTTCAAGGACGTGGGCGGCAAGCCGATCCACGATGCCTGGATCGCCGAGATGAGCGCCCAGGGCCTGCCCGCGCAAGAGCTGTACGACCTGGTCTTCTCGACCCTCGAAGCCAAGCGCGCCTCGAACTGA
- a CDS encoding TRAP transporter small permease subunit, protein MAGSATVLSDDTLLSRLDRRLLRVEHTMAFVSGIGAFALMVLAVVSVTGRNFFNEPLRGYVDWIETAMPLIAIFGISYVQRQGGHIRMDILVGRLKGRPLWLAEFLTTLAVLILMLLLVWGTWAHFDRSFDFSKPNWSRDSSIDIGLPIWPAKLVVPVAFSVISLRLMLQLWGYARGFLSGAERPVAVPLVQTVAEQAAAEAEHIQGHDD, encoded by the coding sequence ATGGCGGGCAGCGCAACGGTGCTGAGCGACGACACTCTGCTCAGCCGTCTGGACAGGCGGCTTTTGCGGGTCGAGCATACCATGGCTTTCGTGTCGGGAATCGGCGCCTTTGCCCTGATGGTGCTGGCGGTGGTGTCGGTCACGGGGCGGAATTTCTTCAACGAACCGCTGCGCGGCTATGTCGACTGGATCGAAACGGCGATGCCGCTGATCGCGATCTTTGGCATATCCTATGTGCAGCGCCAGGGCGGCCATATCCGCATGGACATCCTTGTCGGCCGACTGAAGGGGCGGCCGCTGTGGCTGGCGGAATTCCTGACGACGCTGGCGGTGCTGATCCTGATGCTGCTGCTGGTCTGGGGCACATGGGCGCATTTCGACCGCAGCTTTGACTTTTCCAAACCGAACTGGAGCCGCGACAGCAGCATCGACATCGGCCTGCCGATCTGGCCGGCCAAGCTGGTCGTGCCGGTGGCCTTTTCGGTGATCAGCCTGCGGCTGATGCTGCAGCTGTGGGGCTATGCGCGCGGCTTTCTGAGCGGGGCAGAGCGGCCCGTTGCGGTGCCGCTGGTGCAGACCGTGGCCGAACAGGCCGCCGCCGAGGCGGAACATATTCAGGGGCATGACGACTGA
- a CDS encoding TRAP transporter large permease, with amino-acid sequence MDSIEIGLWVTGGMFILVVLGMRVAFAAALAGLIGLIWLRWDQFGYDPARFGKALEISVKIAGQVPHGKVASQALSLIPTFILIGYLAYYAGLTRALFEAAKRWIAWVPGGLAVSTVFATAGFAAVSGASVATAAVFARIAIPEMLKIGYDKRFAAGVVAAGGTLASLIPPSAILVIYAIIVEQDVGKLLLAGFIPGVFSAFIYGILIIGLALTIKGFGPPVRGFTWKQRFASLPPALPIVAVVVIIIFFVYNPFGGDAWGTPTEGGAIGAFIVFLMALYRGMRLPELKDALIETAKLSIMIFSIIWGVLIYVRFLGFADLPTAFSDWITALQYPPLLILVCILLGYAVLGMFMDAIGMLLLTLPVVYPAVMALNGGEMVSAADSTFGMSGPMCAVWFGILVVKMAEFCLITPPIGLNCFVVAGVRPELSVQDVFRGVMPFFVADAVTIALLVAFPAIVLWLPSLA; translated from the coding sequence ATGGACAGTATCGAAATCGGCCTTTGGGTCACTGGCGGGATGTTCATCCTTGTCGTGCTGGGGATGCGCGTCGCCTTTGCCGCCGCGCTTGCGGGGCTGATCGGGCTGATCTGGCTGCGCTGGGATCAGTTCGGCTATGACCCCGCGCGCTTTGGCAAGGCGCTGGAAATCAGCGTCAAGATCGCCGGGCAGGTGCCGCATGGCAAGGTCGCCAGCCAGGCGCTGAGCCTGATCCCCACCTTCATCCTGATCGGATACCTGGCCTATTACGCCGGCCTGACCCGCGCCCTGTTCGAGGCCGCCAAGCGCTGGATCGCCTGGGTGCCGGGCGGGCTGGCGGTGTCCACCGTCTTTGCCACCGCCGGCTTTGCCGCCGTTTCGGGCGCCTCGGTCGCCACGGCGGCGGTCTTTGCCCGCATCGCCATCCCCGAAATGCTGAAGATCGGCTATGACAAACGCTTTGCCGCCGGGGTCGTGGCCGCGGGCGGCACACTGGCCAGCCTGATCCCGCCCTCGGCGATTCTGGTCATCTATGCCATCATCGTCGAACAGGACGTAGGCAAGCTGTTGCTGGCGGGCTTTATTCCCGGGGTCTTTTCGGCCTTTATCTATGGCATCCTAATCATCGGGCTTGCCCTGACGATCAAGGGCTTTGGCCCGCCGGTGCGCGGGTTCACCTGGAAACAGCGCTTTGCCAGCCTGCCACCGGCGCTGCCCATCGTGGCGGTGGTCGTGATCATCATCTTCTTTGTCTACAACCCCTTTGGCGGCGACGCCTGGGGCACCCCGACCGAGGGCGGGGCCATCGGTGCCTTTATCGTCTTTCTCATGGCGCTGTATCGCGGCATGCGCCTGCCAGAGCTGAAGGATGCGCTGATCGAAACCGCCAAGCTGTCGATCATGATCTTCTCGATCATCTGGGGCGTGCTGATCTATGTGCGGTTCCTCGGCTTTGCCGACCTGCCGACCGCCTTTTCCGACTGGATCACGGCGTTGCAGTATCCGCCGCTGCTGATCCTGGTCTGCATCCTTCTGGGCTATGCGGTCCTGGGGATGTTCATGGATGCCATCGGGATGCTGCTGCTGACCTTGCCGGTGGTCTATCCGGCAGTCATGGCGCTGAACGGAGGCGAGATGGTCAGCGCCGCCGACAGCACCTTTGGCATGAGCGGGCCGATGTGCGCGGTCTGGTTCGGCATCCTTGTGGTCAAGATGGCCGAGTTCTGCCTGATCACGCCGCCCATCGGGCTGAACTGCTTTGTCGTCGCGGGCGTGCGCCCGGAACTGTCGGTGCAGGACGTGTTCCGCGGCGTGATGCCGTTCTTTGTGGCCGACGCGGTGACCATTGCCCTGCTGGTGGCCTTTCCGGCAATCGTGCTGTGGTTGCCGTCGCTGGCCTGA